In Centropristis striata isolate RG_2023a ecotype Rhode Island unplaced genomic scaffold, C.striata_1.0 Scaffold_26, whole genome shotgun sequence, a genomic segment contains:
- the LOC131967753 gene encoding scavenger receptor cysteine-rich type 1 protein M130-like translates to MLLYSDVYLLILLSGLQAEGKLNSTESVRLVGGDSCCAGTLEVKHGGEWRPVDEDYNSIWTLKTAGAACRELDCGSAVSLEWREESSVRSVWKISSDCVQSGSALRECASSRSSPFILGLVCSNSVRLVNGTSLCSGRLEHKSDQSNQSWSSVCEADFDQQDAEVVCRELGCGAPSVLQGALYGEGEAPMWTKEFQCGGNESALLDCRSSGSDRNTCSPGRAVGLTCSEPVRLVGGDSRCAGTLELKHEGDWRPVDDRFSVWNLKTAAAACRALGCGSAVSLERREESSNRSVWVISSDCDQSGSALRDCASSSSYSSWSILDFVCSDLLLQPNISWSSSMDGVSEAQQQQHQEEFRVFRGSTFTISCSIQPQYPGGSFQLSFTSSTSAINYTQPAVNHSADFLFPNLTQPAVNHSADFLFPNLTQPAVNHSAHFLFPAAEPAHQGSYSCVYHVHVFSHNFSSESRQLSVSVVDPPDPPDPRPFIIRAVVLPLILLVANIASYFYFKTHRVYRVYRVQKPCRREDVELDYYNLGVPAAEGGPTEE, encoded by the exons ATGCTGCTTTATTCTGATGTTTATCTTCTGATTTTGTTGTCAGGACTCCAGGCTGAaggaaaactcaactcaacag agtctgtcaggttggtgggaggagacagttgctgtgcaggaacactggaggtgaaacatggaggagaatggagaccagtggaTGAAGACTATAACTCTATCTGGACCCTGAAGACAGCAGGAGCTGCCTGCAGAGAGTtagactgtggttctgctgtttctctAGAATGGAGAGAGGAGTCCTCAGTCAGATCTGTGTGGAAGATCAGCTCTGACTGTGTCcagtctggatctgctctgagggagtGTGCATCTTCACGTTCCTCTCCGTTTATCCTGGGTCTCGTCTGTTCAA actctgtcaggctggtgaatgggaccagtctgtgctcaggcagactggagcataagtctgaccagtctaaccagagctggtcctcagtgtgtgaagctgactttgaccagcaggatgcagaggtggtctgcagggagcttggctgtggggctccttcagtcctccagggggcgctctatggagaaggggaggctccaatgtggaccaaagagttccagtgtggaggaaatgagtctgctctcctggactgtagaagctcaggctcagatagaaacacctgctcacctggcagagctgttggactcacctgctcag agcctgtcaggttggtgggaggagacagtcgctgtgcaggaacactggagctgaaacatgaagGAGACTGGAGACCAGTGGATGACCGTTTCTCTGTCTGGAAcctgaagacagcagcagctgcctgcagaGCCTTAGgctgtggttctgctgtttctctAGAACGGAGAGAGGAGTCCTCAAACAGATCTGTGTGGGTGATCAGCTCTGACTGTGACcagtctggatctgctctgagggactgtgcatcttcatcttcataTTCCTCTTGGTCTATCCTGGATTTCGTGTGTTCAG acctgctGCTTCAGCCCAACatctcctggtcctcctccatGGACGGGGTCTCTgaggcccagcagcagcagcatcaggaggAGTTTCGGGTTTTCAGAGGCTCCACCTTCACTATCAGCTGCTCCATCCAGCCTCAGTACCCAGGAGGCTCCTTCCAgctctccttcacctcctccacctcagcaATCAACTAcacccagccagctgtcaatcactctgctgacttcctgtttcctaacctcacccagccagctgtcaatcactctgctgacttcctgtttcctaacctcacccagccagctgtcaatcactctgcccacttcctgtttcctgctgcagagcccGCCCACCAAGGAAGCTACAGCTGTGTTTATCACGTCCATGTTTTCTCTCATAACTTCTCCTCTGAGAGCCgtcagctctctgtctctgttgtag ATCCACCAGATCCACCAGATCCGAGACCTTTTATCATCAGAGCGGTCGTCCTGCCGCTGATTCTGCTGGTGGCGAACATTGCCTCTTACTTCTATTTTAAG ACCCACAGGGTCTACAGGGTCTACAGGGTGCAGAAGCCCTGCAGACGGGAGGACGTGGAGCTGGATTATTATAACCTGGGTGTTCCTGCAGCTGAAGGAGGGCCGACTGAAGAATAA